From Prevotella melaninogenica, the proteins below share one genomic window:
- the rho gene encoding transcription termination factor Rho codes for MLSKEELLEKEVSELEAIAQSTGAVYSPGDDKDKLVYAILDRQAEEAGTAHPLESKRKRTRIARKDTDRVYSVHGEEGENFDVQKNKNTATSQPSLFKELPETKDDKTEEKSPEEILASIPKHRGRKSKAELEAIAAAEAAIKAKAEEAQQVEEPVEEAPIENVKPSAPEDFIPEDQFSNVPQQEESEGKEELLARLQEKVNAHNMNMEPAGYSVLPDGVWAGDPGDGTDFIPVVDLPIEDQGIVPNYDMFDQPTTPAQLPSTPVYDNAPVANNANYDFSDLIKANGVLEVMPDGYGFLRSSDYNYLSSPDDVYIANNQIKQYGLKTGDVVECHVRPPHEGEKYFPLTSIDKINGRKPSEVRDRIPFEHLTPLFPEEKFTLCGDPRTTNLSTRIVDLFSPIGKGQRALIVAQPKTGKTILMKDIANAIAANHPEAYLMMLLIDERPEEVTDMARTVNAEVIASTFDEPAERHVKIAGIVLEKAKRMVECGHDVVIFLDSITRLARAYNTVAPASGKVLTGGVDANALQKPKRFFGAARNIEGSGSLTIIATALIDTGSKMDEVIFEEFKGTGNMELQLDRSLSNKRIFPAVNLVASSTRRDDLLQDRTTLDRMWILRKYIADMNSIEAMNSIHDRMRRTENNEEFLLSMND; via the coding sequence ATGTTAAGCAAAGAAGAATTATTAGAGAAAGAAGTTTCTGAACTTGAAGCTATTGCTCAGAGTACTGGTGCTGTTTACTCACCTGGAGATGATAAGGATAAGCTCGTTTATGCTATCCTTGACCGTCAGGCAGAAGAGGCAGGTACAGCACATCCCTTAGAATCAAAGCGTAAGCGTACCAGAATAGCACGAAAAGATACCGACAGGGTTTATTCGGTACATGGTGAAGAAGGGGAAAACTTCGACGTACAGAAGAATAAAAACACGGCAACAAGTCAGCCTTCATTATTCAAAGAGTTACCTGAAACAAAGGACGATAAGACTGAAGAGAAATCTCCAGAAGAAATATTAGCATCTATTCCAAAGCATCGTGGTCGTAAATCTAAGGCTGAATTAGAGGCTATTGCGGCTGCAGAAGCTGCTATAAAGGCAAAAGCTGAAGAAGCACAGCAGGTTGAAGAGCCTGTAGAGGAGGCTCCAATAGAGAATGTAAAGCCATCTGCTCCAGAGGATTTCATCCCAGAAGATCAGTTCTCTAACGTACCACAGCAGGAAGAGAGTGAAGGTAAAGAAGAATTATTGGCACGCCTTCAGGAGAAGGTTAACGCACATAATATGAATATGGAACCAGCTGGTTACTCTGTATTACCTGATGGTGTATGGGCAGGTGACCCAGGAGATGGTACAGATTTCATTCCAGTTGTTGACCTACCAATTGAAGATCAGGGTATTGTTCCAAACTATGATATGTTTGATCAGCCTACAACTCCTGCTCAGTTGCCGTCAACTCCGGTCTATGATAATGCTCCAGTTGCAAACAATGCGAACTATGATTTCTCTGATCTTATCAAGGCAAACGGTGTTCTTGAGGTAATGCCTGATGGTTATGGCTTCCTGCGTTCAAGCGATTATAATTACTTATCATCACCTGATGATGTATATATTGCAAACAATCAGATTAAGCAATATGGTCTGAAGACAGGTGATGTTGTAGAATGCCACGTACGTCCACCACATGAGGGGGAGAAGTATTTCCCACTGACAAGCATTGACAAGATTAATGGTCGTAAGCCTTCTGAGGTACGTGACCGTATACCTTTCGAGCATCTTACACCACTCTTCCCAGAGGAGAAGTTCACACTCTGTGGCGATCCTCGTACAACTAATCTTTCAACACGTATTGTAGATCTCTTCTCACCAATCGGTAAGGGACAGCGTGCATTGATTGTTGCACAGCCAAAGACGGGTAAGACTATCTTGATGAAGGATATTGCAAATGCTATTGCAGCCAACCATCCAGAGGCTTACTTGATGATGCTCTTGATTGATGAGCGTCCTGAGGAGGTTACCGATATGGCACGCACAGTAAATGCTGAGGTCATTGCTTCAACATTTGATGAGCCCGCAGAACGCCACGTCAAGATTGCCGGTATCGTATTGGAGAAGGCAAAACGCATGGTTGAATGTGGTCATGATGTAGTTATCTTCCTTGACTCAATCACCCGTTTGGCACGTGCTTACAACACTGTAGCACCAGCATCTGGTAAGGTATTGACTGGTGGTGTGGATGCCAATGCATTGCAGAAGCCAAAGCGTTTCTTCGGTGCTGCACGTAATATTGAGGGTAGTGGTTCTTTGACTATCATTGCAACAGCCTTGATTGATACTGGTTCTAAGATGGATGAGGTTATCTTCGAGGAGTTCAAGGGAACAGGTAACATGGAGTTGCAGCTTGACCGTAGCTTGAGTAACAAGCGTATCTTCCCAGCTGTTAACTTGGTTGCTTCAAGTACACGTCGTGATGACCTCCTCCAGGATCGTACAACACTTGATCGTATGTGGATTCTCCGTAAGTACATTGCTGATATGAATTCTATTGAGGCAATGAACTCTATCCACGACCGTATGAGACGTACAGAGAACAATGAGGAGTTCCTGCTGTCAATGAATGATTAA